The Legionellales bacterium genomic interval CACACCTAAAATCGCTAATAAATTATAAAGATTAAAACGACCTAATAATGGACTTTTTAATACGTGGATTTCATTATTAATAATGATTTCGGCCTCAATACCTCGCGCGGATAATTGAAAATTTTTCACCGCAAGTCCGGCGGTATTTTCTGTTAAACCATAGTCAATAATATTCACCCCGCGCGCCAATTCCAATTTGATTTTTTTTGAAAAAGGATCGTCGCGATTAATAATGGCATGATGAATGTGTGGACGTTGAAATAACATTAATTTTGCTTGAGCATAAGCTTCCATAGTTTGGTGAAAATCCAAATGATCGCGTGTTAAATTAGTAAATACTGTAATAGGAAAATGAATATTTTCCACACGCCCTAACGCCAGTCCATGTGACGAAACTTCCATCGCTACGTATTTTACTTGCTGCTTTACATATTCTGCTAATAAGCGCTGTAATTGAATAGGCTCTGGGGTTGTAAATTGCGAAGCTTGTAAATTATCAGGATCGCCATTGCCGAGCGTGCCAATGACTACGGCTTTTTGATTAAGTTGATTCAAGGCACGAGCAATTAAATGACTACAGGAAGATTTACCATTAGTACCGGTAATACCAATAATGGTTAATTTTTCGCTGGGATAACCATAAGCATGGGCAGCGATTTGACTTAAACGTTTTTCTAAACCACAAATATGAATAATCGGGATGATATGTTGCTGAGAATTTTGCGTTTCTAAAATGCGATTTTCGGGCGCATCGCACAACACACAAACCGCACCTTTAGCGATGGCTTCTTCGATGTGCTGCTTACCTTGCGTATTTTTTCCAGCGAGCGCAATAAAAACATCACTCTGTTTAACCTCACGACTGTCACTCGTTAAATCTTGAAATTCAATATCGTAATGACTGGGAAGTGGTAATACGTTACGTAATAATTCACTGAGTTTCACGGTTTTACCTCATTAACAGTGTTATCATTATCTGGCGGAATATCTAGAATTCGCAGCGCACCCGCCATGATTTTGGAAAACGTTGGGGCGGCAATTTGACCGCCAAAATAAAATCCTTTTTTATGCGGATCACGAATGACCACAGCGACAATTAATTGCGGATTCGTCGCCGGTGCTATTCCCACGAACGACGCCATGTAGTGACCTTTCATATAACCACCCGGTCCTGCTAAACGCGCGGTACCCGTTTTTCCGGCGACATGATATCCTGGTATTTGTGCTAATGAACCCGTACCATCTTTACCATTCACCACACCTTCTAACATGCTTAATACTTCTGCTGAAATTTTTGCATTTAATACGCGCTCGCCTTGCGGTGCTTTATCCACGCGTAAAAAAGTAACAGGAATTTTAATCCCACCATTAGCAATCACGGAATAAGCATGCGCTAATTGCAAGGTAGTGACAGAAACACCGTAACCGAAAGCAAGTGTTGCAAGACTAATAGGGCGCCACACTCGATGATTCACTAACGAGCCTGATCGCTCACCAGGAAAACCACTGCGCGTACGTTGACCAAAACCGAATCGATGCAATAAATTCCATAATTGTTCTGGCGGCAGTGATAAAGTCATTTTGGCCACACCGACATTACTGGATTTTTTCATAACGGTGCGCACGTCAATCACTCCAAGATTGTGATAATCGTCGTTAATGGTGTGACGTCCAATCACAATCCAGCCTTTGCCAGTATCGATTTTTGAATCCGGCGTATATTTTCCACTATCGAGCGCACTGGCAATACTGAATGCTTTCATGGTAGAACCTGGCTCAAACACATCGGTTACCGCGCGATTGCGAAATGCACTGGTGACATTAGTAATATCGGAGTTGGGATTAAAAGAAGGTTGGTTTACCATTGCTAGAATTTCG includes:
- a CDS encoding UDP-N-acetylmuramoyl-L-alanyl-D-glutamate--2,6-diaminopimelate ligase is translated as MKLSELLRNVLPLPSHYDIEFQDLTSDSREVKQSDVFIALAGKNTQGKQHIEEAIAKGAVCVLCDAPENRILETQNSQQHIIPIIHICGLEKRLSQIAAHAYGYPSEKLTIIGITGTNGKSSCSHLIARALNQLNQKAVVIGTLGNGDPDNLQASQFTTPEPIQLQRLLAEYVKQQVKYVAMEVSSHGLALGRVENIHFPITVFTNLTRDHLDFHQTMEAYAQAKLMLFQRPHIHHAIINRDDPFSKKIKLELARGVNIIDYGLTENTAGLAVKNFQLSARGIEAEIIINNEIHVLKSPLLGRFNLYNLLAILGVLLSLNVTPSQALTVLPQLPTIPGRMQAIHAEGLPTAVVDYAHTPDALANALSTLADLKQAGKLWCVFGCGGDRDRGKRAPMAVIAEQYADHIVVTDDNPRQEDPQKIIKDICQGFRDMKKVTIKADRARAIHFAYTQAQPQDIVLIAGKGHENYQIIGQKRLPFSDVEVVQTLIKEVKDGIITKA
- a CDS encoding penicillin-binding protein 2 is translated as MSKSGSATHYRWRYFFVIFIVLLALGAVVARVAYLSVYRRQFLLSQGDARTLRTIAIPALRGMITDRNGYPLAVSVPVESVWIDPKQFSPTPEALIQIANLLELNLADLKSDLKQNSEREFLYLKRRIDPWLAKKVQGLKIPGLYLRSEFRRYYPEGQVDAHVLGFTNVDDQGQEGLELAFNSWLEGIPGKKRVLKDRYGNIVGDVENIRDPRPGHPLVLAIDRRIQYLAYKALQNCVEEYNAVAGSVVVLNTKTGEILAMVNQPSFNPNSDITNVTSAFRNRAVTDVFEPGSTMKAFSIASALDSGKYTPDSKIDTGKGWIVIGRHTINDDYHNLGVIDVRTVMKKSSNVGVAKMTLSLPPEQLWNLLHRFGFGQRTRSGFPGERSGSLVNHRVWRPISLATLAFGYGVSVTTLQLAHAYSVIANGGIKIPVTFLRVDKAPQGERVLNAKISAEVLSMLEGVVNGKDGTGSLAQIPGYHVAGKTGTARLAGPGGYMKGHYMASFVGIAPATNPQLIVAVVIRDPHKKGFYFGGQIAAPTFSKIMAGALRILDIPPDNDNTVNEVKP